In Acidiphilium acidophilum, one genomic interval encodes:
- the hemC gene encoding hydroxymethylbilane synthase has translation MDQETTAAPKVAPHTGRLPLRVGTRGSPLARRQTEMFLAALREICPALGYAPDAFQAEIISTTGDQVTDRPLADIGGKGLFAKEIHEALHDKRIDFAVHSLKDLETTLPDGIILACTMKREDARDALILSDEYRIEEGAEIWSALPANARIGTSSVRRQAQLLHARPDLKMELLRGNVRTRLDAARTGKYDATLLALAGLRRLGFESEVSAAIDPEAMVPSACQGIVGITVRAEDAALGDLLAMIEDKEAKAVATAERALLAALDGSCRTPIGGYARLLPDGTLHLTGLTARADGSFLLKRSDVADVADAERLGTELGASLRRDSPSDIFLD, from the coding sequence ATGGACCAGGAAACCACGGCTGCACCCAAAGTCGCCCCCCATACCGGCCGCCTGCCCTTACGGGTCGGCACGCGCGGCTCGCCGCTGGCGCGCAGACAGACCGAGATGTTTCTCGCGGCCCTGCGCGAGATCTGTCCGGCACTCGGCTACGCGCCCGATGCCTTTCAGGCCGAGATCATCAGCACCACCGGCGATCAGGTGACCGACCGGCCGCTCGCCGATATCGGTGGCAAAGGATTGTTCGCGAAGGAAATTCACGAGGCCCTGCACGACAAGCGGATCGATTTCGCGGTGCACTCGCTCAAGGATCTCGAAACCACCCTGCCCGACGGCATCATTCTCGCCTGCACCATGAAGCGCGAGGACGCGCGCGATGCGCTGATCCTGTCGGATGAATATCGGATCGAGGAGGGGGCCGAAATCTGGTCGGCGCTGCCGGCCAATGCGCGAATCGGCACATCGTCGGTCCGGCGTCAGGCACAGCTGCTCCATGCGCGGCCCGATCTGAAAATGGAATTGCTGCGCGGCAATGTGCGCACACGACTCGATGCCGCACGGACCGGCAAGTACGACGCGACCCTGCTGGCTCTGGCCGGGTTGCGCCGGCTCGGCTTCGAATCGGAGGTTTCGGCGGCGATCGATCCGGAAGCGATGGTGCCCTCGGCCTGTCAGGGGATCGTGGGCATCACGGTGCGGGCCGAGGATGCCGCCCTCGGCGATCTGCTCGCGATGATCGAGGACAAGGAAGCCAAAGCGGTGGCCACCGCCGAACGCGCCTTGCTCGCCGCCCTCGACGGCTCCTGCCGGACGCCGATCGGCGGTTATGCCCGCCTGTTGCCGGATGGCACGCTGCATCTGACCGGTCTGACCGCCCGCGCCGATGGGAGCTTCCTGCTCAAGCGCAGCGACGTCGCCGATGTGGCCGACGCCGAACGGCTCGGCACCGAACTCGGCGCCTCCCTGCGACGCGACAGCCCCTCCGACATTTTTCTTGACTGA
- the tsaD gene encoding tRNA (adenosine(37)-N6)-threonylcarbamoyltransferase complex transferase subunit TsaD produces the protein MSVSDDTNGRDPPAMMLGIESSCDETACAVLDGEGRVRAEIVASQIADHAPFGGVVPEIAARAHLAALAPMVRAALAEAGIAARDLSGIAATVGPGLIGGLIVGAGFAKGMALATGAAFYAINHLEAHALTARLPGIAARAPDFPYLLLLVSGGHTALIAVEAVGRYRRLGTTLDDAAGEVFDKVAKLLGLGYPGGPALEALAAEGDPARFTLPRPLLGRAGCDFSFSGLKTAVAQIVSRLPPGSLPRGMAADIAASFQAAVVEAMADRLSHALAMMPDATCVVVAGGVASNRAIRGRLEATATAGGLTLIAPPLRLCTDNATMVAWAAIERRRAGYSSDDLAAHCRPRWPLDGAVQSLIAGKAVSVAV, from the coding sequence ATGTCAGTTTCCGATGACACGAACGGGCGTGATCCACCCGCGATGATGCTGGGGATCGAAAGCTCGTGCGACGAAACCGCCTGCGCCGTGCTCGACGGGGAGGGCAGGGTGCGCGCCGAGATCGTGGCGAGTCAGATCGCCGATCATGCCCCGTTCGGTGGCGTGGTGCCCGAAATTGCTGCGCGCGCGCACCTCGCCGCTCTGGCGCCGATGGTGCGCGCCGCTCTCGCCGAAGCGGGGATCGCGGCGCGCGACCTCAGCGGAATCGCGGCGACGGTGGGGCCCGGTCTGATCGGAGGCCTGATCGTGGGTGCCGGATTTGCGAAGGGGATGGCGCTGGCGACCGGTGCTGCGTTCTACGCCATCAACCATCTCGAAGCCCACGCGCTGACCGCGCGGCTCCCCGGCATTGCAGCCCGGGCGCCGGATTTCCCCTACCTGCTGCTGCTGGTCTCCGGGGGCCATACCGCGCTTATCGCGGTCGAGGCGGTGGGGCGCTATCGCCGCCTCGGCACGACGCTCGACGATGCCGCCGGCGAGGTGTTCGACAAGGTCGCGAAACTGCTCGGCCTCGGCTATCCCGGCGGCCCGGCGCTCGAAGCGCTCGCAGCCGAGGGCGATCCGGCCCGGTTTACCCTGCCGCGCCCGCTGCTCGGGCGGGCGGGTTGCGATTTTTCATTCTCCGGCCTCAAGACCGCCGTGGCACAGATCGTCTCACGCCTGCCGCCCGGCAGCCTGCCACGCGGGATGGCAGCGGATATCGCCGCCTCGTTTCAGGCCGCCGTGGTTGAGGCGATGGCCGATCGCCTTTCACATGCGCTGGCGATGATGCCCGATGCGACCTGCGTGGTTGTCGCCGGGGGCGTCGCCTCGAATCGCGCGATCCGTGGGCGGCTGGAAGCGACTGCCACGGCAGGAGGGCTTACCCTGATCGCACCACCTCTCCGTCTTTGTACCGACAACGCAACGATGGTCGCCTGGGCCGCGATCGAACGGCGTCGTGCCGGGTATTCATCCGATGATCTGGCGGCGCACTGCCGGCCACGCTGGCCGCTTGATGGTGCAGTGCAAAGTTTGATTGCGGGCAAGGCGGTTTCCGTGGCAGTCTGA
- a CDS encoding glycogen/starch/alpha-glucan phosphorylase: MDNSPVQDRIDPTRRAKKPLSADPPPLAPIRTSEDWREAIVAKLIYGVGKNVVTANDRDWFVALALALRDRVVERWIASTNKIYDRGHKRVYYLSLEFLIGRLMFDTLTNLGMVDVTRSALAGLGVDLDRVRDAEPDAALGNGGLGRLAACFMESMATLAIPGYGYGIRYNNGLFKQAIDDGRQLEFPEDWLAVGNPWEFERPEVSYDIGFGGSVEAVRDDNGDARHVWHPGEVVRAVAYDTPVVGWRGRHVNSLRLWSARAVDPLQLETFNAGDYVGALAQDVRAQSISRVLYPSDATPAGQELRLRQEYFFAAASLQDMLRRHIAQFKDLRLLPQKVAIQLNDTHPSIAVAELMRLLIDVHGIPWADAWEITKGTFSYTNHTLLPEALETWPVPLMERMLPRQMQIIYLINAEHLEQVRLLGMGSNEKLAGLSLIDESHGRRVRMGTLAFIGSHRINGVSALHTDLMRETVFADLHRMFPERITNVTNGITFRRWLYEANPGLTRLLVEALGEHVCDDPAELAGLRDLATDAGFRNRLIACRRNHKITLAKWVRDRMRIKLDPDAMFDIHVKRIHEYKRQLLNILETIALYDAIRARPSAGWVPRVKIFAGKAAASYHQAKLIIKLINDVARVINSDPTVRGLLKVVFMPNFNVSLAEMIIPAADLSEQISTAGMEASGTGNMKFALNGALTIGTLDGANVEIRDHVGDENIFIFGLTAAEVAARKRDGWRPQQSISASPALAEVIDAVWSGVFSPDDSARFHPLVHELRGDDRFLVTADFDSYAATQRAVDRKWLDQEAWWKSSILNTAGMAYFSSDRAIGDYAQNIWRTTGLETT, from the coding sequence ATGGATAACTCGCCGGTGCAGGACCGCATCGACCCGACCAGGCGCGCGAAAAAGCCCCTCTCGGCCGATCCGCCGCCGCTGGCACCGATCCGCACGAGCGAGGACTGGCGCGAGGCGATCGTTGCGAAACTGATCTACGGCGTCGGCAAAAACGTAGTAACCGCGAACGACCGGGACTGGTTCGTGGCCCTTGCCCTCGCCCTGCGCGACCGGGTGGTGGAGCGCTGGATTGCCAGCACCAATAAAATCTACGATCGCGGTCACAAGCGGGTCTATTACCTCTCGCTGGAATTCCTGATCGGCCGGCTGATGTTCGACACGCTCACCAATCTGGGCATGGTCGATGTCACCCGCAGCGCGCTTGCCGGTCTCGGCGTCGATCTCGACCGGGTGCGCGATGCCGAACCCGATGCCGCCCTCGGCAATGGCGGTCTCGGGCGACTCGCCGCCTGTTTCATGGAAAGCATGGCCACACTCGCCATCCCGGGATACGGCTATGGCATTCGCTACAATAACGGCTTGTTCAAGCAGGCGATCGACGACGGACGGCAACTCGAATTCCCGGAAGACTGGCTCGCCGTCGGCAATCCCTGGGAGTTCGAGCGGCCTGAAGTGTCCTACGATATCGGCTTCGGTGGGTCGGTCGAGGCGGTGCGCGACGATAATGGCGACGCCCGCCACGTCTGGCACCCCGGCGAGGTGGTGCGCGCGGTCGCGTACGATACGCCGGTGGTCGGCTGGCGGGGCCGGCACGTCAATTCGCTGAGGCTCTGGTCGGCCCGCGCGGTCGATCCGCTTCAGCTCGAAACCTTCAATGCCGGCGATTATGTCGGCGCGCTGGCGCAGGATGTCCGGGCGCAATCGATCTCGCGCGTGCTCTACCCTTCAGATGCAACCCCGGCGGGGCAGGAACTCCGGCTCCGCCAGGAATATTTCTTTGCCGCCGCCTCGCTGCAGGACATGCTCCGCCGGCATATCGCACAGTTCAAGGATCTGCGCCTCCTGCCGCAGAAGGTCGCGATCCAGTTGAACGACACCCACCCTTCCATCGCGGTGGCCGAGCTGATGCGGCTGCTGATCGACGTTCATGGCATCCCCTGGGCGGATGCGTGGGAGATCACCAAAGGCACGTTCTCCTACACCAATCACACCCTGCTGCCCGAGGCGCTGGAAACCTGGCCGGTGCCGCTGATGGAGCGGATGTTGCCGCGCCAGATGCAGATCATCTACCTGATCAACGCCGAACACCTCGAACAGGTTCGCCTGCTCGGCATGGGCAGTAACGAAAAACTCGCCGGGCTGTCCCTGATCGATGAATCCCACGGTCGCCGGGTGCGAATGGGCACGCTCGCCTTCATCGGGTCCCACCGGATCAACGGCGTCTCGGCCCTGCACACCGACCTGATGCGCGAGACGGTGTTCGCCGATCTGCACCGGATGTTCCCCGAGCGGATCACCAACGTCACCAACGGCATCACCTTCCGGCGCTGGCTCTATGAGGCCAATCCCGGCCTCACCCGCCTGCTGGTGGAGGCGCTGGGCGAGCATGTGTGTGACGATCCTGCCGAGCTCGCCGGACTGCGCGATCTGGCAACCGATGCCGGGTTCCGCAACCGCCTGATCGCCTGCCGGCGCAACCACAAGATCACCCTGGCGAAATGGGTGCGCGACCGGATGCGGATCAAGCTCGATCCCGATGCGATGTTCGACATCCACGTCAAGCGGATCCACGAATATAAACGCCAGCTTCTCAATATTCTCGAAACCATCGCTCTCTACGATGCGATCCGCGCCCGCCCTTCGGCGGGCTGGGTGCCGCGGGTGAAAATCTTCGCGGGCAAGGCGGCGGCGAGCTATCATCAGGCCAAGCTGATCATCAAGCTGATCAACGATGTGGCACGGGTCATCAACAGCGATCCGACGGTGCGCGGCCTGCTCAAGGTCGTGTTCATGCCGAATTTCAATGTCAGCCTCGCCGAAATGATCATCCCGGCGGCGGATCTCTCCGAGCAGATTTCCACCGCCGGCATGGAGGCATCCGGCACCGGCAACATGAAATTCGCCCTGAACGGCGCGTTGACCATCGGCACGCTCGATGGCGCCAATGTCGAGATCCGCGATCATGTCGGCGATGAGAACATTTTTATCTTCGGTCTCACCGCCGCCGAGGTCGCCGCGCGCAAGCGGGACGGCTGGCGCCCGCAGCAATCGATCAGCGCCTCTCCGGCGCTCGCCGAAGTGATCGATGCGGTGTGGTCGGGGGTCTTTTCACCTGATGACTCCGCCAGGTTTCATCCGCTGGTCCATGAATTGCGCGGCGATGACCGTTTCCTCGTCACCGCCGATTTCGATTCCTACGCCGCCACCCAGCGGGCGGTCGACCGCAAATGGCTCGATCAGGAGGCGTGGTGGAAATCGTCGATCCTGAACACCGCCGGGATGGCCTATTTTTCGTCGGACCGCGCGATCGGTGATTATGCGCAGAACATCTGGCGCACCACGGGTCTGGAGACCACATGA
- the glgC gene encoding glucose-1-phosphate adenylyltransferase, translating into MIIGNGKSTPLSRNAMAYVLAGGRGSRLHDLTDKRAKPAVHFGGKWRIIDFALSNALNSGIRHIGVATQYKAHSLIRHLQLGWTFFRRERNESFDILPASQRVSEHSWYLGTADAVYQNIEIIESIAPAHIIILAGDHIYKMDYEMLLQQHVAQKADVTVACVEVPLAEATGFGVMHIDTSDRILAFLEKPAEPPPMPGRTDVALASMGIYVFETKFLFDLLRHDAADPHSEHDFGRDIIPRLVREGRAMAHHFSRSCVRSSKEAEPYWRDVGTIDAYWESNIDLTDFVPALDIYDRSWPIWTYTEGTPPAKFIHDEEGRRGLAVSSLVCGGCVISGAALRRSLLFTDVRINSFSQVTSAVILPDADVGRHARLTNVVIDRGVRIPEGLVVGEDPEEDARRFRRTEKGVCLITKAMIDRL; encoded by the coding sequence ATGATCATCGGAAACGGCAAAAGTACCCCGTTGTCGCGGAACGCGATGGCCTACGTCCTCGCTGGCGGGCGGGGCTCGCGTCTGCACGACCTGACCGACAAGCGCGCGAAGCCGGCGGTGCATTTCGGCGGGAAATGGCGAATCATCGATTTCGCGCTGTCCAATGCGCTCAATTCCGGCATCCGCCATATCGGCGTCGCCACCCAGTACAAGGCGCACAGCCTGATCCGCCACCTGCAACTCGGCTGGACCTTCTTTCGCCGCGAGCGCAACGAGAGTTTCGACATTCTGCCGGCCAGCCAGCGGGTTTCGGAGCATAGCTGGTATCTCGGCACCGCCGATGCGGTGTACCAGAACATCGAGATCATCGAGAGCATCGCGCCCGCTCACATCATCATTCTGGCCGGCGATCATATCTATAAAATGGACTACGAAATGCTGCTCCAGCAGCACGTCGCCCAGAAGGCGGATGTCACGGTCGCCTGTGTCGAAGTGCCGCTCGCCGAGGCGACGGGCTTCGGCGTGATGCACATTGATACGTCCGACCGGATCCTCGCCTTCCTCGAAAAACCGGCCGAGCCGCCGCCGATGCCAGGCCGCACCGATGTCGCCCTCGCGAGCATGGGCATCTATGTGTTCGAGACCAAATTCCTGTTCGATCTCCTGCGCCACGACGCCGCCGATCCCCATTCCGAGCATGATTTCGGTCGCGACATCATCCCCCGCCTCGTGCGGGAAGGCCGGGCGATGGCCCATCATTTCTCGCGCTCCTGCGTCCGTTCATCCAAGGAGGCCGAACCCTATTGGCGCGATGTCGGTACGATCGATGCCTATTGGGAGTCGAATATCGACCTGACCGATTTCGTCCCCGCCCTCGATATCTATGACCGGTCCTGGCCGATCTGGACCTATACCGAAGGAACGCCACCGGCCAAATTCATCCATGACGAGGAAGGTCGGCGCGGCCTTGCGGTGTCCTCGCTGGTCTGCGGCGGCTGCGTGATCTCCGGTGCGGCCTTGCGGCGGTCCCTGTTGTTCACGGATGTGCGGATCAACTCGTTTTCGCAGGTGACATCCGCCGTGATCCTGCCGGACGCGGATGTCGGCCGCCATGCGCGGTTGACCAATGTGGTGATCGACCGAGGTGTGCGCATTCCGGAAGGTCTCGTGGTCGGTGAAGACCCCGAAGAGGATGCAAGGCGCTTTCGCCGCACCGAGAAAGGCGTCTGCTTGATCACGAAGGCGATGATCGACCGGCTGTGA
- the glgA gene encoding glycogen synthase GlgA encodes MKILSVGSEIYPLVKTGGLADVMGALPAALAAESITMRALVPGYPAVMAALGAGAVALDITDLFGGPARIVAGEPDGLPLFALDAPHLFARPGNPYLASNGVDWPDNAQRFAALSRVASLVARGAISGFVPDIVHAHDWQAGLVAAYLHYDGLPAPPSVMTVHNLAYQGQFPAYLLGALGLPVAAYAMDGVEYYGSIGFLKAGLQFADAITTVSPHYAVEIATPEGGMGLDGLIRARSSVVHGILNGLDTANWNPATDRALVARYDASTIEARPANKVALQARMGLKPHPESLLFGVVSRLAAQKGIDLIIEALPLLESLDAQIVVLGTGDPAIERALAEAIARYPGRVGVMFGFEEALAHQIMAGADAVMVPSRFEPCGLTQLSAQRYGAIPLVSAVGGLVDTVIDANAAALGAGVATGLQFAPVTAAGLRDGIRRCAALFADRAVWQQIQRNAMALDVSWAAPARRYASLYRQLAQSRPGK; translated from the coding sequence ATGAAAATCCTCTCGGTCGGTTCGGAGATCTATCCGCTGGTAAAAACCGGCGGTCTTGCCGATGTGATGGGCGCACTGCCGGCGGCGCTCGCTGCCGAGTCCATCACCATGCGGGCATTGGTACCGGGCTATCCCGCCGTTATGGCTGCGCTCGGGGCTGGTGCGGTCGCGCTCGACATCACCGATCTGTTCGGCGGCCCCGCGCGCATCGTGGCAGGTGAACCGGATGGGCTGCCGCTCTTTGCGCTCGACGCCCCGCATCTGTTCGCCCGGCCCGGCAATCCCTACCTCGCCTCCAACGGCGTGGACTGGCCGGATAATGCCCAGCGCTTTGCCGCGTTGAGCCGGGTAGCTTCACTGGTGGCGCGTGGTGCCATTTCGGGATTCGTGCCGGATATCGTTCATGCCCATGACTGGCAGGCCGGTCTGGTCGCGGCCTATCTTCATTACGATGGTCTGCCTGCGCCGCCGAGCGTCATGACGGTTCATAATCTGGCCTATCAGGGTCAATTCCCCGCCTATCTGCTCGGCGCGCTCGGCCTGCCGGTCGCGGCTTATGCAATGGACGGCGTGGAATATTACGGCTCGATCGGTTTCCTCAAGGCCGGTCTGCAATTCGCCGATGCGATCACCACCGTCTCGCCGCATTACGCGGTCGAAATCGCCACGCCGGAGGGCGGTATGGGGCTCGATGGCCTGATCCGCGCGCGAAGCAGCGTGGTACACGGCATTCTCAACGGTCTCGATACCGCAAACTGGAATCCCGCCACGGATCGGGCACTCGTCGCGCGATACGACGCATCCACGATCGAGGCTCGCCCCGCCAACAAGGTCGCACTTCAGGCGCGAATGGGTCTCAAGCCGCACCCTGAATCCCTGCTGTTCGGCGTGGTAAGCCGGCTCGCGGCTCAGAAGGGGATCGATTTGATCATCGAAGCGCTGCCGCTGCTGGAGTCGCTCGATGCCCAGATCGTGGTCCTCGGCACCGGCGACCCGGCGATCGAGCGGGCTCTGGCCGAAGCGATCGCCCGCTACCCCGGCCGTGTCGGGGTGATGTTCGGATTCGAAGAGGCGCTGGCTCACCAGATCATGGCAGGTGCCGATGCCGTCATGGTGCCATCGCGCTTCGAGCCGTGCGGCCTCACCCAGCTATCGGCCCAGCGCTACGGCGCGATCCCGCTGGTATCCGCGGTCGGTGGTCTGGTCGACACCGTGATCGATGCGAATGCCGCGGCACTCGGCGCGGGGGTTGCCACCGGACTTCAGTTCGCGCCGGTCACCGCTGCCGGACTGCGCGATGGCATCCGCCGTTGCGCCGCCTTGTTCGCCGATCGTGCGGTCTGGCAGCAGATCCAGCGCAACGCGATGGCGCTCGACGTCTCCTGGGCCGCGCCGGCACGACGCTACGCATCGCTCTATCGTCAGCTCGCACAATCCCGCCCGGGCAAATGA
- a CDS encoding heme biosynthesis HemY N-terminal domain-containing protein, with the protein MLRAFGFALVAIIVLALVWYVATLPGHVTIDFGHYAATASTPIAILLLAIVVFVGVLIVGIIRALLRSPARLARRRMITRRNNADAASLRALSAMAAGDDRTAGNHARIARQYAPDAPLTLYVAGESARRAGDHEAADAHFAALAQHRDAGFLGWRGLVHHRTQLSGNAAALAEAEAQARQAATAYPNSVWLRDQRVQLALSQSNFADAARLATDKPARAALAIMASRTATSGPLAIDWARDAVRSAPNLAPAYLALYAAHERAGHLWRAQRALVAGWKAAPHPDLATAYLSTIKLPLDRARAAQKLANANPGHPESEALLAQTARAADLAGEAQRHAAKANGVAGARWVCAACETVHPEWQASCRKCGTIGSLAWITPPPDPTTTALLPAPLPAD; encoded by the coding sequence ATGCTTCGCGCGTTCGGTTTCGCCCTTGTCGCGATCATCGTCCTGGCGCTGGTCTGGTACGTTGCCACACTGCCCGGCCATGTGACGATCGACTTCGGCCACTATGCCGCGACCGCCTCGACGCCGATTGCAATCCTGCTGCTGGCGATCGTGGTTTTCGTCGGCGTGCTGATCGTCGGCATCATCCGCGCTTTATTGCGCTCGCCCGCGCGGCTCGCCCGGCGGCGGATGATTACACGGCGCAACAATGCCGATGCCGCCTCGTTGCGGGCCCTGTCCGCGATGGCGGCGGGCGATGACCGGACCGCAGGCAATCATGCGCGGATCGCCCGGCAATACGCGCCGGATGCTCCGCTCACCTTATACGTGGCGGGTGAATCGGCTCGTCGGGCGGGGGATCATGAGGCGGCGGATGCTCATTTCGCTGCCTTGGCACAGCATCGCGACGCCGGATTCCTCGGCTGGCGCGGACTGGTCCATCACCGGACGCAACTGAGCGGCAATGCCGCGGCACTGGCCGAAGCCGAGGCGCAGGCGCGCCAGGCCGCAACCGCCTACCCCAATTCGGTCTGGCTGCGGGATCAGCGGGTGCAATTGGCGCTCAGCCAGAGCAATTTCGCCGATGCCGCACGGCTCGCCACCGATAAGCCGGCGCGGGCGGCTCTGGCCATCATGGCCTCGCGCACCGCGACATCCGGCCCACTGGCGATCGACTGGGCGAGGGACGCTGTACGGTCGGCGCCTAATCTGGCTCCGGCCTATCTCGCTCTCTACGCCGCGCACGAGCGGGCGGGGCATTTGTGGCGGGCCCAGAGGGCGCTGGTTGCGGGCTGGAAAGCCGCACCTCATCCCGACCTCGCGACCGCCTATCTTTCGACGATCAAGCTGCCGCTCGACCGTGCCCGTGCGGCGCAAAAACTCGCCAATGCCAATCCCGGCCATCCTGAGAGCGAAGCCTTGCTGGCGCAGACGGCGCGCGCGGCGGATCTGGCCGGCGAAGCCCAGCGCCATGCCGCCAAAGCCAATGGGGTCGCGGGTGCGCGGTGGGTGTGTGCCGCCTGCGAAACCGTCCACCCCGAGTGGCAGGCCAGTTGCCGCAAATGCGGCACTATCGGCAGCCTCGCCTGGATTACCCCGCCACCCGACCCGACGACGACGGCCCTGCTCCCGGCGCCGCTGCCGGCAGACTGA
- a CDS encoding uroporphyrinogen-III synthase, with protein MTEPLTVLVTRPEPGGSATAAILRERGYVPVLAPCLTIEPLPTTFPSRCDAIVIASAQALPGLPHAFHPVPLFAVGDATADRARHAGFQRVHSAAGTAKELASLVARAMPQAARLLLPCGEGHSLDLARALRLAGLKVSRRVVYRSAPAPFLAPAAQAALDAEEIDRVMIFSPATARRFASLVTSAGLARALHRAIAVAISPAAAAPLARLGFDAIRTAVSPDQDHMLSLLP; from the coding sequence TTGACTGAACCGCTGACCGTACTGGTCACCCGCCCGGAACCCGGCGGCAGCGCGACCGCCGCCATCCTGCGCGAGCGCGGCTACGTGCCCGTGCTGGCACCGTGCCTGACGATCGAACCACTCCCCACCACATTTCCCTCGCGGTGCGATGCCATCGTGATCGCCAGCGCTCAGGCGCTGCCGGGCCTGCCGCACGCGTTTCATCCGGTTCCCCTCTTCGCGGTCGGTGATGCCACGGCGGACCGGGCCCGCCACGCCGGGTTTCAGAGGGTTCACAGCGCCGCCGGTACCGCGAAGGAACTGGCCTCACTCGTTGCGCGCGCCATGCCGCAGGCGGCGCGCCTGCTGCTTCCCTGCGGCGAGGGGCATAGTCTCGATCTCGCCCGCGCCTTGCGCCTCGCGGGGCTGAAAGTGAGCCGGCGGGTGGTCTACCGGTCCGCACCTGCGCCCTTCCTCGCTCCGGCGGCGCAGGCGGCACTCGATGCCGAGGAGATCGACCGGGTGATGATCTTTTCGCCGGCAACCGCGCGGCGTTTCGCGTCGCTGGTAACAAGCGCCGGGCTGGCGCGGGCCTTGCACCGCGCCATTGCGGTCGCGATCAGCCCTGCGGCGGCAGCCCCCCTCGCCCGCCTCGGCTTCGACGCCATCCGCACCGCGGTTTCACCGGATCAGGATCACATGCTATCGCTGCTGCCATGA